A window of the Saccharomyces eubayanus strain FM1318 chromosome II, whole genome shotgun sequence genome harbors these coding sequences:
- the ARP10 gene encoding Arp10p, producing the protein MVHFLLEFTYPNLHSSRNLQQKVEISNTGKRNSVQECSEAEMPDSTVIAYLGAGTIEIGRSDLTRPQEITAWKRETIDKENEQELRKIFESYFRTNDYLKKEEIHVLVLEDIFISVAEKRIFCGIILEELGCAYVSFIPRVLMYCLSYDVTNALVIDVGTNSTTCVPIFDLRPLQKYIRYSKGNKRRHLLADTPSGSPYATAFFTKEYDPKFYEDDEVPVINLAKCIVNSLPIDLRKPLRENIIVVNVEEKYKTVVKDLFKKHMDESSIRLSDDYWRGASIYAQTILHAKEENVVGVGKDEFQNNLRIAPDWFDFYFRTGMK; encoded by the coding sequence atggttcattttttgttaGAGTTTACTTATCCGAACTTGCACAGTTCCCGGAATTTACAACAAAAAGTTGAAATATCGAACACagggaaaagaaattctgTTCAAGAATGCTCTGAGGCTGAAATGCCTGATAGCACTGTGATAGCTTACTTAGGAGCCGGAACGATTGAGATTGGAAGGAGCGATCTTACACGCCCACAAGAAATTACTGCTTGGAAAAGAGAGACTATTGATAAGGAGaatgaacaagaactaAGAAAGATATTCGAAAGTTATTTTCGAACAAACGActacttgaaaaaggagGAAATACACGTTTTAGTACTGGaggatatatttatttcCGTAGCagaaaagagaattttTTGTGGCATTATATTAGAAGAGCTAGGATGCGCTTATGTGTCTTTCATCCCCAGAGTCCTCATGTATTGTCTATCATATGATGTTACGAATGCATTAGTCATAGACGTAGGTACAAATTCTACTACATGTGTGCCCATCTTTGACCTTCGACCTCTGCAAAAGTACATTAGGTATTCAAAAGGGAATAAAAGGCGACATTTACTGGCTGATACTCCCTCCGGCAGCCCGTACGCAACAGCGttctttacaaaagaatatgacccaaaattttatgaagacgatgaagttCCTGTTATAAATCTTGCAAAATGCATCGTAAATTCACTTCCTATTGACTTAAGGAAGCCTTTAAGGGAAAACATCATTGTAGTAAACgtcgaagaaaaatacaagaCAGTGGTGAAAGATTTGTTCAAGAAGCACATGGATGAATCTAGTATTCGGTTATCTGATGATTACTGGCGTGGCGCTTCTATATACGCGCAAACAATCTTGCATGCTAAAGAGGAAAACGTTGTAGGAGTTGGAAAAGACgagtttcaaaataatcTTCGTATTGCTCCGGATTGGTTTGACTTTTACTTTAGGACCGGAATGAAATGA
- the TMN2 gene encoding Tmn2p, whose product MRKKVAFSLVHIFSQHSVMWKGIWLALLLYIALAKAFSLPGVSPTTYHANDEIPLLVNRLTPSIYFQHKDENGKDVSSDKEHFLYSYDYYNEKFHFCKPEHVEKQPESLGSVIFGDRIYNSPFQLKMLEDKECVALCKNTIPGEDAKFINTLIKNGFFQNWLVDGLPAARNVYDSRTKTNYYGTGFNLGFTDVKQTVGGKIIPSTMEELDSEDSETGATLDAREPKNIKPHLVQTIELPYFVNHFDIQVEYHDRSNGNYRVVGVTVNPVSIERSSPGTCSTTGESLTLIEDKDNDVYFTYSVKFIASDTVWATRWDKYLHIYDPQIQWFSLINFSIIVILLSSVVIHSILRAVKSDFARYNELHLDNEFHEDTGWKLGHGDVFRTPSKSMVLSVLVGSGIQLFLMIICSIFFAALGLVSPASRGSLPTVMFVLYALFGFVGSYTSMGVYKFFHGPYWKANLIITPILLPGAIFLLIVAMNFFLLSAQSSGVIPARTLFFIIFLWFSVSIPLSFAGSYIAYKKCNWDEHPTKTNQIARQSPFQPWYLRTTQATLIAGIFSFGSIAVELYFIYSSLWFNKIFCMFGFLLFSFLLLTLTTSLVTIFITYHSLCLENWLWQWRSFIIGGLGCSVYMFIHAILFTKFKLGGFVTIILYVGYSFMISVLCCVVTGAIGFFSSMIFIRKIYSRVKVE is encoded by the coding sequence atgagaaaaaaggtGGCCTTTTCGTTGGTACATATATTCAGCCAACATTCAGTCATGTGGAAGGGTATTTGGTTGGCTCTTCTTTTATACATAGCTTTAGCTAAGGCGTTCTCTTTACCTGGTGTATCCCCTACCACATATCATGCTAACGATGAAATCCCACTTCTGGTTAATCGTTTGACCCCATCAATTTACTTTCAGCATAAAGATGAGAATGGTAAGGATGTTTCAAGTGATAAAGagcattttctttattcCTATGATTactataatgaaaaatttcatttttgtaaaCCAGAGCATGTTGAGAAACAGCCTGAGTCGCTAGGTTCAGTCATATTTGGTGATAGAATTTACAATTCTCCGTTCCAATTGAAGATGCTAGAGGATAAAGAATGTGTCGCTCTTTGTAAAAATACAATTCCAGGGGAAGATGCCAAGTTCATTAATACGTTGATTAAAAATGGgtttttccaaaactgGCTCGTTGATGGATTGCCAGCAGCAAGGAACGTTTACGATAGCAGAACAAAGACAAATTATTACGGCACGGGATTCAATTTGGGCTTTACAGATGTCAAACAAACTGTCGGCGGTAAAATAATCCCTAGTACAATGGAAGAATTGGATTCAGAGGACTCCGAAACAGGCGCTACATTAGATGCCAGAGAGCCTAAAAACATAAAGCCTCATCTGGTTCAAACTATAGAATTACCATATTTCGTCAATCATTTTGACATTCAAGTGGAGTATCATGATCGTAGCAACGGCAATTACCGTGTTGTCGGCGTTACTGTGAACCCTGTATCCATTGAAAGATCCTCACCCGGCACCTGTTCTACAACAGGTGAGTCTTTAACGCTAATCGAAGATAAAGATAATGACGTGTATTTTACCTACTCCGTCAAATTCATTGCTTCTGATACAGTTTGGGCTACAAGATGGGACAAGTATCTACATATTTATGATCCGCAAATTCAAtggttttctttaattAATTTCTCcatcatcgtcattttACTATCATCTGTGGTTATTCATTCTATACTTCGGGCTGTGAAGAGTGATTTTGCCCGTTATAACGAACTTCACCTAGATAATGAATTTCATGAGGATACTGGTTGGAAATTAGGTCATGGTGATGTATTTAGAACACCATCTAAATCAATGGTGTTATCTGTGCTCGTGGGTTCAGGTATTCAATTATTTCTGATGATCATATGtagcattttctttgctgCATTAGGCCTCGTATCACCAGCTTCAAGAGGCTCTTTGCCAACCGTGATGTTTGTTCTTTACGCATTATTCGGCTTTGTAGGTTCTTATACTTCCATGGGTGTCTATAAGTTTTTCCATGGACCTTATTGGAAGGCTAATTTGATAATTACACCAATCCTGCTTCCTGGCGCAATTTTTCTATTAATAGTAGCAATGAACTTCTTCTTATTATCTGCGCAGTCCTCGGGTGTGATCCCAGCAAGAACGCTGTTTTTCATAATCTTCCTATGGTTTTCGGTGTCTATTCCATTGTCGTTTGCTGGTTCATATATTGCCTACAAAAAGTGTAACTGGGATGAACatccaacaaaaacaaaccaGATTGCTCGACAAAGTCCATTTCAGCCTTGGTACTTAAGGACAACACAGGCAACCCTTATTGCAGgcattttctcttttggtTCAATAGCCGTTGAATTATATTTCATTTACTCCAGTTTATGGTTCAACAAGATTTTTTGTATGTTTGGTTTTCTactcttttcatttttgttgctgACTTTAACAACCTCATTGGTAACTATTTTCATTACGTATCATTCATTATGTTTGGAAAATTGGTTGTGGCAGTGGAGGAGTTTTATTATTGGTGGTTTGGGATGTTCAGTTTATATGTTCATCCATGCAATATTATTTacaaaattcaaactcGGTGGATTCGTCACAATCATACTGTATGTTGGATATTCATTTATGATATCTGTGCTATGTTGCGTTGTCACAGGGGCGATCGGCTTTTTCAGTAGCATGATATTCATTAGAAAGATTTATTCTAGAGTTAAAGTCGAGTGA
- the TRS85 gene encoding Trs85p — translation MVFSYEHYMNLLFHLDHSKETVPPEIAKRIVSNAIAPVITVTSTPLFDKHIQEAYSVDSLYMLLRFFGGCVSDRDQANEGKVEQDEENASASIKSSSKNQNLEVPGVLKRGNRSRSNSLFQRDSTQSQYVRFTRPLGDLIETRDTNDMLFNYHSLEVFLDNYLKLVARNTDEEVPHDLLKKSIYHSFFSLAISSTNNLSPYETFNHPILSLIALDISRGEVYEDARDLLVNFKNLNHNTENFPIFMNTNEMLPVFLLCYNDESQEEFEKCQALAKKLKKQLFVESILLPLWKDSFVGAENSNIQLHQPVMSSLEEILFFLRAPTQTKLSLPLINTIYDMLDYLVYDLMIPFMKRKISFWEETILQPRKSLFNGAKFFRKFMNKAPVNGNHQHNSLTRDSQGNEYFASSSSEFLMRKLADWSMMLSDFKTAYSTYESLMDDLDAFPKYLASCIEWCAVSLLMGAQSIVTVKMIKNDINPLIERALATYENCSQTQRRNSKELTSSSVVEPVRSYETRCMILASELFLSLSDTWTSTPYAIQYLETILDECKLGPCSQIMVWERLSDCYNLRVDPRVKHRVGVMKKSIKNTEDLRNDDEYDTCHFTEEDILSEGLTRRRKAAFFRLIAAKKWAEQKQWRQVSWCLKDIENTYSEIDFLHGNGLILSNLKSQLNLKDVDSAPTPTEKNPTKTSINFIE, via the coding sequence ATGGTTTTTTCGTATGAGCACTATATGAATTTGCTTTTCCATTTGGATCACAGTAAAGAGACGGTGCCTCCAGAAATTGCGAAGAGAATAGTTTCCAATGCCATAGCTCCAGTGATAACAGTAACTTCAACCCCACTTTTTGACAAACATATCCAAGAGGCATATAGTGTTGACTCTCTGTACATGCTGTTACGATTCTTTGGTGGATGTGTTTCTGATAGAGATCAAGCAAATGAAGGAAAGGTTGAAcaggatgaagaaaatgcaaGTGCCTCGATAAAGTCGTCTtcaaaaaaccaaaatttAGAAGTGCCTGGTGTGTTAAAAAGGGGAAACCGCAGTAGATCAAACAGTCTCTTTCAGAGAGATTCAACCCAATCGCAATATGTCAGGTTTACAAGACCGTTGGGGGATCTGATCGAAACAAGAGATACAAATGACATGCTGTTTAATTATCATTCTTTGGAAGTATTTCTAGATAACTATCTAAAATTAGTAGCAAGGAAcactgatgaagaagtcCCCCATgatcttttaaaaaagtCGATTTAtcatagttttttttcgttaGCAATTTCCTCCACAAATAACTTATCGCCTTACGAAACCTTTAATCATCcgattctttctttgattgCTTTAGATATATCACGTGGAGAAGTATATGAGGACGCAAGGGATCTTTTAgtgaatttcaaaaatctcaATCACAATACCGAAAACTTTCCTATTTTCATGAATACGAATGAAATGcttccagtttttttactaTGCTATAATGACGAATCTCAAGAAGAGTTTGAAAAGTGTCAGGCTTTGGCcaaaaaacttaaaaagCAGCTGTTTGTGGAGAGTATTTTATTGCCTCTCTGGAAGGATTCTTTCGTTGGCGCTGAAAACTCAAATATACAATTGCATCAACCAGTTATGTCATCGCTTGAAGAAATCCTCTTTTTTCTACGGGCTCCAACTCAAACAAAACTTTCACTACCTTTGATAAATACAATCTACGATATGCTTGATTATTTGGTTTATGATTTAATGATACCATTtatgaagaggaaaatttcattttgggAAGAGACGATTTTACAGCCAAGAAAATCGTTGTTTAATGGtgcaaaatttttcagaaaatttATGAATAAAGCCCCTGTCAATGGCAATCACCAGCACAACTCTCTGACGAGAGATAGTCAAGGAAACGAGTATTTTgcatcttcgtcttctgAATTCTTAATGAGAAAATTAGCAGATTGGTCTATGATGTTATCCGACTTCaaaactgcttattctACGTATGAATCACTTATGGATGATTTGGATGCGTTTCCCAAATATTTGGCTTCGTGCATTGAGTGGTGCGCAGTATCATTGCTGATGGGTGCACAAAGTATAGTTACAGTGAAAATGATCAAAAATGATATAAATCCACTAATTGAGAGAGCTTTGGCCACATATGAAAATTGCTCTCAAACGCAGCGCCGTAATAGCAAAGAGCTGACATCTTCAAGCGTCGTGGAACCGGTACGTTCATATGAGACGCGTTGTATGATCTTGGCGTCTGAgttgtttttatctttaAGCGATACGTGGACTTCTACACCTTACGCTATTCAATATTTGGAAACAATTCTAGATGAATGTAAGTTGGGGCCTTGCTCACAAATAATGGTTTGGGAAAGACTCAGTGACTGTTACAATTTGAGAGTCGATCCTAGAGTTAAACATAGAGTTGGAGTTATGAAAAAGAGCATTAAGAATACTGAGGATCTCCGAAATGATGACGAGTATGATACGTGTCATTTcacagaagaagacataTTATCAGAAGGGTTAACAAGAAGACGTAAAGCTGCTTTCTTTAGGTTGATAGCGGCCAAAAAATGGGCGgaacaaaaacaatggaGACAGGTATCCTGGTGTTTAAAGGATATCGAAAACACGTATTCAGAGATCGATTTTTTACATGGTAACGGTTTAATCTTGAGTAATTTGAAAAGCCAGCTAAATTTAAAGGATGTCGATTCGGCACCGACACCGACTGAAAAGAATCCTACGAAGACGAGcatcaatttcattgaatGA